CAGCTCCGGCGGCAGCGCGGCGAGGGCGCGAGCCTCCAGGTCGGCGTAGTCGAAGGGATGGGCGGGGAGCACCCCGCCGAGCGCACCGAGGTACAGCTCGATCTGGTAGTCCCCGAAGCTCATCTCACAGGCCTTTCAGGATCCGGCGCGGCCACATCGGGCCACCGTAGATCAGCGCGCTGTAGGCCTGCACCAGGTCGGCACCGGCCGCGACCCGGGCCCGGGCCTGCTCGGGAGTCCCGATGCCGCCGACGCCGATCAGCGTGAGCGCAGGGCCGACGCGGCCGCGCAGCAGCCGCAGCACCTTGGTCGAGCGCTCGGTGAGCGGCGCGCCGGACAGGCCCCCGGCGCCGATCTCCTCGACCTGCGCGGCGGGCGTGCGCAGCCCGTCGCGGGAGATCGTGGTGTTGGTCGCGATGATCCCGGCCAGGCCGAGGTCGAGCGCCATGTCGGCGACGGCGAGCACGTCCTCGTCGGACAGGTCGGGTGCGATCTTGACCAGCAGCGGCAGCGACGCGGCGGTCACCTCGTCGGCGGTACGCCGGACGTGGCCGAGCAGCGGCGCGAGCTTCTCGACGGCCTGCAGGTTGCGCAGGCCGGGCGTGTTCGGCGAGCTCACGTTGACGACGAGGTAGTCCGCGTGGGGGGCGAGCAGCCGGGTGGACGTCTCGTAGTCGGCCTCCACCGCCGCCTGGTCGTCGTCGGGCACGACCTTGGACTTGCCGATGTTGACGCCGAGCACCAGGTCGCCGCGCCGCCGCTTCGCCAGTCGCGCGGCAACCGCGGTCGCCCCGTCGTTGTTGAAGCCCATCCGGTTGACGATCGCCCGGTCGTCGGGCAGGCGGAACAGCCGCGGTCGGGGGTTGCCGGGCTGGGCCAGCGCGGTGACCGTGCCGATCTCCACGTGTCCGAACCCGAACGCGCCCATCCGGTCGTAGACCTGGGCGTTCTTGTCGAAGCCGGGGGCGAGACCGAGCCGGTTGCGGAAGGTCAGCCCCATCGCCCGCACCGGCGCGCCGCCGGGGCCGGCGGGGATCGGCGCGCGGGACAGCAGCGGACCGCCGGCCCGCAGCGCGTCGTACGTCAGGTGGTGCGCCCGCTCGGCGTCGACGCGGACCAGGACGTTGTCGAAGACCTTGTCGTAGAGCGTCACCGCGTCGCCTCGGCGGCCGTGTTCCACTCCTGCAGCGAGCGCACGCCGATCGCGCCCGCCCGGACCGCCGCGATGCCCTGGACGGCGGCGGCCAGGCCCTGGACCGTCGTGATGCACGGGGTGCCGGTGAGGACCGCCGACGAGCGGATCTCGTAGCCGTCGACCCGGGAGTCGCCCCCACCGGTCGACCCGTGCGGGGTGTTCACGATGAGGTCGATGTCGCCGTCGAGGATCATCTGCACCACTGTCGGCTCCCCGCCGGGGCCGGGACCCTCGAAGTGCTTGCGGACCACGGTGGCCTGGATGCCGTTGCGCCGCAGCACCTCGGCGGTGCCCTGGGTCGCGAGGATCTCGAAGCCATAGTCGACCAGGACCCGCGCGGGGAACACCATGGTGCGCTTGTCGCGGTCGGCGATCGAGATGAAGACCTTGCCCGAGGTGGGCAGCGGACCGTACGCCGCGGCCTGCGACTTGCTGAACGCCGTCCCGAAGTCGGCGTCGAAGCCCATCACCTCGCCGGTCGACTTCATCTCCGGGCCGAGCACGGTGTCGACGAACTGGCCGTCCTTGGTGCGGAACCGGTTGAACGGCAGCACTGCCTCCTTGACCGCGATCGGCGAGTCGGCGGGCAGGGTGCCGCCGTCGCCCTCGGCCGGGAGCACGCCGGAGGTGCGCAGCTCGGCGATCGACTCCCCCAGCATCAGCCGCGCGGCGGCCTTGGCGAGCTGGGTGCCGGTCGCCTTGGAGACGAACGGGACGGTGCGTGACGCCCGCGGGTTGGCCTCGATGACGTAGAGCACGTCGGCGCCGAGCGCGAACTGGATGTTGATCAGGCCGCGGACACCGACGCCCTCGGCGATCGCCGCGGTCGCCGCGCGGATGCGGCCGATCTCGGCGTTGCCGAGCGTGATCGGCGGCAGGGCGCACGAGGAGTCGCCGGAGTGGATGCCGGCCTCCTCGATGTGCTCCATCACGCCGCCGAGGAAGAGCTCCGTGCCGTCGTACAGGGCATCGACGTCGATCTCGACCGCGTCGTCGATGAACCGGTCGACCAGCACCGGCCGGTCCGGGCTGATCTCCGTGGCGGCCTCGATGTAGGCCTCCAGCGCGGCGTCGCTGTAGACGATCTGCATGCCGCGCCCACCGAGGACGTACGACGGCCGCACCAGCACCGGGTAGCCGATGGAGTGCGCGATGGTCCGGGCCTCGTCGTACGAGACGGCGGTGCCGTGCTTGGGCGCGACGAGGCCCGCCGCGGCCAGCACCCGTCCGAAGGCGCCGCGCTCCTCGGCCAGGTCGATCGCCTCGGGGCTGGTGCCGACGATCGGGACGCCGGCGTCCTGCAGGCCCTGGGCCAGGCCGAGCGGCGTCTGCCCGCCGAGGGTGGCGATGACGCCGGCGATCGGGCCGGCGGCCTTCTCGGCCTCGTAGATCTCGAGGACGTCCTCGAGGGTGAGCGGCTCGAAGTAGAGCCGGTCGGAGGTGTCGTAGTCGGTCGAGACGGTCTCGGGGTTGCAGTTGACCATGATCGTCTCGTAGCCGGCCTTGGCCAGGGCGAGGCTGGCATGCACGCAGGAGTAGTCGAACTCGATGCCCTGCCCGATCCGGTTCGGTCCCGAGCCCAGGATGATCACGGCCTGCTTGCCCTCGGCGCGGGGCTGGACCTCGGTCTCCTCGTCGTAGGACGAGTAGTAGTACGGCGTCTGCGCGGCGAACTCCGCGGCGCAGGTGTCCACGGTCTTGTAGACCGGTCGTACGCCGAGGGTCTGCCGGGCGATCCGGACCTCGGACTCCCTCAGGCCCCGGATGGCCGCGATCTGGGCATCGGAGAAGCCGTGCCGCTTGGCCAGGCGCAGCGCGCCGGCGTCGAGAGTCGCGGTCGCGCCGACCTGCTGGGCGATCTCGTCGATGAGGAAGAGCTGGTCGACGAACCAGGGGTCGATCCGGGTGGCGTCGTGGACCTCGTCCTGGGTGGCACCGGCGCGGATCGCCTGCATGACCTTCTGCAGGCGCCCGTCGTGCGGGACCTTCACCTGCTCCAGGAGCGCGGCCCGGTCGCCGAGCGGTGCCGCCCAGTCGAAGGGCGCGTGCTTGTTCTCGAGCGAGCGCAGCGCCTTGTTGAGCGCCTCGGTGAAGCTGCGGCCGATCGCCATCGCCTCGCCGACCGACTTCATGTGCGTGGTCAGCGTCGGGTCGGCGGTCGGGAACTTCTCGAAGGCGAACCGCGGCACCTTGACCACGACGTAGTCGAGACTCGGCTCGAAGGACGCCGGCGTCTCGCGCGTGATGTCGTTGGGGATCTCGTCGAGCGTGTAGCCGACGGCGACCTTGGCGGCGATCTTCGCGATCGGGAAGCCGGTCGCCTTGGACGCCAGCGCGGAGGAGCGCGAGACGCGCGGGTTCATCTCGATGACGATGACCCGGCCGTCGGCGGGGTTGACGGCGTACTGGATGTTGCAGCCGCCGGTGTCGACGCCGACCTCGCGGATGATGCCGATGGCGAGGTCGCGCAGGTGCTGGTACTCGCGGTCGGTCAGCGTCATCGCCGGCGCGACGGTGATCGAGTCGCCGGTGTGCACGCCCATCGGGTCGAAGTTCTCGATCGAGCAGATGATGACAACGTTGTCGGCCTTGTCGCGCATCACCTCCAGCTCGTACTCCTTCCACCCGATGATCGACTCCTCGATCAGCACCTCGGTAGTCGGACTGGCGGACAGGCCGGCGCCGGCGATGCGGTGCAGGTCGGCCTCGTCGTACGCGATGCCGGAGCCGAGGCCGCCCATGGTGAACGACGGACGGACGACGACCGGGAAACCGAGCTCGCCGGCGGCCTTCTCGACCTCGTCCATCGAGTGGCAGACGAAGGACCGGGCGACCTCGCCGCCGACCTTCTCGACGATCGCGTTGAACAGCTCGCGGTTCTCGCCGCGGTGGATCGCCTCGAAGCTGGCGCCGATCATCTCGACGCCGTACTTCTCGAGCACGCCGCTCTCGTGGGCCGCGATGGCCGCGTTGAGCGCGGTCTGGCCACCGAGGGTCGGCAGGATCGCGTCGGGACGCTCCTTGGCGATCACCTTCTCGACGAACTCCGGGGTGATCGGCTCGACGTACGTCGCGTCGGCGAACTCCGGGTCGGTCATGATCGTGGCCGGGTTGGAGTTGATCAGGATGACCCGCAGGCCCTCCTCCTTGAGCACCCGGCAGGCTTGGGTGCCGGAGTAGTCGAACTCGCAGGCCTGGCCGATGACGATCGGCCCGGAGCCGATGACCAGGACGGACTTGATGTCGTCGCGCTTCGGCATCAGGCGTTCTCCTCCAGCAGGGTGGTGAAGCGGTCGAAGAGGTACGCCGCGTCGTGCGGGCCGGCGGCGGCCTCGGGGTGGTACTGGACGGAGAAGCTCTTCAGCCTGCCGTCGGCGTCGCGCAGCTCGAGGCCCTCGACGACGTCGTCGTTGAGGCAGACGTGGCTCACGGTGACGGTGCCGTACGGCGTCTCGGTGGGGGTGTCGCGCGGTGCGTCGACGGCGAACCCGTGGTTGTGGGCGGTGACCTCGACCTTGCGGGTGGTCAGATCCATCACCGGCTGGTTGATGCCGCGGTGGCCGTACTTCAGCTTGTAGGTGCCGAAGCCGAGCGCCCGGCCGAAGAGCTGGTTGCCGAAGCAGATGCCGAAGTAGGGAAGGCCCTGCGCGAGGGCCTGCCGCAGCAGCTCGACCTGGCCGGTCGTGGCGGCCGGGTCGCCGGGGCCGTTGGAGAAGAACAGGCCGTCGGGGCGCACCGCCAGCACATCGTCGATCGACGCGGTGGCCGGCAGCACGTGGACCTCGATGCCGCGCTCGCTCATCCGCTGCGGCGTCATGTCCTTGATGCCGAGGTCGAGCGCGGCCACGGTGAACCGCCGCTCCCCCTGGGCCGGGACGACATAGGCCTCGTTCGTGGAGACCGCCTCGGACAGGTTGGCGCCGCTCATCTCGGCGGACTCCTTGACGCGGGCGAGCAGAGCCTCCGGGTCGGTCTCGACCGTGGAGATGCCCACGCGCATGGCGCCGCGCTCGCGCAGGTGGCGGGTGAGCGCGCGGGTGTCGATGCCGCAGATCCCGACGACGCCCTGCTCCGCGAGCTCGTCGTCGAGGCTGCGCCGGGAGCGCCAGTTGCTCGGGATGCGCGCCGGCTCACGCACGACGTACCCGGCGACCCAGATCCGCTGCGACTCCGGGTCCTCGTCGTTGACGCCGGTGTTGCCGATGTGCGGGGCCGTCATGACGACGACCTGCTGGTGGTACGACGGGTCGGTCAGCGTCTCCTGATAGCCGGTCATGCCGGTGTTGAAGACGGCCTCGCCGAAGGTCTCCCCCTCGGCGCCGTACGCCTCGCCGTGGAACGTGCGGCCGTCCTCGAGGACGAGGAGTGCGGGGGTGCTCATGCGAGGGCTCCTTCCAGGACGGTCGGCGTGCCACGCAGCAGGGTGGCGACGATGCGACCGGTCAGCTTGCGGTCGTGCCAGGGGTTGTTGCGGCTCAGCGAGACGCTGGCGGCGCGATCGACCACGACCTGCGCGGACGGGTCGATCAGGGTCAGGTTGGCGGGCTCGCCGACGGCGATCGGCCGGCCGTGCGCATCGTCGAGGCCGGCGATCCGGGCCGGGTTGGCGCTCATCACGCGGGCGACCCCGGCCCAGTCGAGCAGGCCGTTCTCCACCATCACGGTGGTCACGACGGGCAGCGCGGTCTCGAGGCCGAGCATGCCGAACGCCGCGTCGACGAAGGCGTGCTCCTTGTCGTGGCGCGCGTGCGGCGCGTGGTCGGTCGCGACGGCGTCGATGGTGCCGTCCGCCAGCGCCTCGCGCAGTGCCCGGACGTCCTCGTCGGGACGCAGCGGCGGGTTGACCTTGAACGTCGGGTCGTAGCCGGCGAGCAGGTCGGTGGTGAGCAGCAGGTGGTGGGGCGTCACCTCAGCGGTGACACTGATCCCCTGGGACTTGGCCCAGCGGACCACCTCGACGCTGCCGGCGGTCGAGACGTGCGCGACGTGGACCCGGCTGCCGGTGTGCCGGGCGAGCATCGCGTCGCGCGCGACGATGACCTCCTCGGCGACACCGGGCCAGCCCGGCAGGCCGAGCCGGCCGGACAGCTCGCCCTCGTGGCAGCACGCGGTCGGGCCGGCCAGCGACGGGTCCTGGCTGTGCTGGCTGACCACACCGCCGAACGCCTTGACGTACTCCAGTGCGCGACGCATCACCCGGGCGTCGTGGACGCACCTGCCGTCATCGGAGAAGACCCTCACCCGGGCTCGGGAGCGGGCCATCAGGCCCAGCTCGGCGAGCTCCTCTCCGGCCAGGCCCTTGGTGACCGCGCCGACCGGCTGGACGTCGACCAGCCCGGCCTGACGGCCCAGGTCGTAGACCCGCTCGGCGGCCTCGGCAGTGTCGGTGACCGGGCTGGTGTTGGCCATCGCGAGGACCGCGGTGTAGCCGCCGACCGCGGCGGCACGGGAGCCGGTGAGGACCGTCTCGGCGTCCTCGCGACCGGGCTCGCGCAGGTGGGTGTGCAGGTCGACGAGGCCGGGCAGCAGGCGCAGCCCGGCGGCGTCGATGGTGCGGTCGGCCTTCGCCTTGAGCGAGCCGAGGTCGGCGATGGCGCCGTCCTGGACGAGGACATCGGTCGTCGTACCGTCGGGCAGGGTCGCGCCCGTGATCAGGGTGCTCATGCGGTGGTCTCCTCGCCGGCGAGCAGGTGGTAGAGCACGGACATGCGGACGGCGACGCCGGCGGAGACCTGGTCGAGCACCAGGCTGTCGGCGGCGTCGGCGGCGTCGGGCGAGATCTCCAGGCCGCGGTTCATCGGGCCCGGGTGCAGGATCGGCGTGCCCGGCTCCAGCAGCGCGAGACGGTCGCGGGTGAGGCCGTAGCCGACGGTGTACTCGCGCGCCGTCGGGAAGAAGCCGCCGCTCATCCGCTCGCGCTGGACACGCAGCATCATCACGGCGTCCGCGCTCGGCAGCACCTCGTCGAGGTCGTGGCTGGTGGCGAAGCCGGCCGCCTTGGACCAGTCCCCCACCCCGGCGGGCATCAGCGTCGGCGGCGCCACCGCGGTGACGCTCGCGCCCAGTTTGGCGAGGCTCTTGACGTTGCTGCGGAAGACCCGGCTGTGGGTCAGGTCGCCGACGATCGCGACGTGCTTGCCCTCGAGCGTCCCGAGCTTGCGGGTCAACGTGTACCCGTCGAGCAGCGCCTGCGTCGGGTGCTCGTGGGTGCCGTCGCCGGCATTGATCACCGGGACGTCGATCCAGCGGCTGATCTGCTCGGCGGCGCCGCTCGCGCCGTGGCGCACGACGAGGCCGTCGATGCCCATCGCGGTCACCGTGAGCACGGTGTCGCGCAGCGACTCGCCCTTGCTCGCGCTGCTGCCCTTGGCGGACAGGTTGATCACGTCGGCCGACAGCCACTTGCCGGCGATCTCGAAGCTGGAGCGGGTGCGGGTGGAGTCCTCGAAGAAGAGGTTGATGACCGTGCGGCCACGCAGGGCCGGCAGCTTCTTGACCTCGCGTCGCTGCACGTCGTGCATCTCCGCGGCGGTGGTGAAGATCTGCTGGATGTCGTCGGCGCTCAGGTCGTCGATGCTCAGGAGGTGCCGGTTCACTGGATGCGCACCTCGTCCTCGCCGTCGGTCTCGACCAGCCGCAGGCTCACTCGCTCGCTGCGGGCGGTCGGCAGGTTCTTCCCGACGTGGTCGGCGCGGATCGGGAGCTCGCGGTGCCCCCGGTCGACCAGCACCGCCAGCCGGACGACGTCCGGCCGGCCCAGGTCCGAGAGCGCGTCGAGCGCGGCCCGGATCGTGCGCCCGCTGTAGAGCACGTCGTCGACCAGTACGACGGTCTTGCCGTCGACACCGCCGGCGGGCACCTGCGTGCGGTGCGGCGCCCGGGTCGGGTGGGAGCGCAGGTCGTCGCGGTACATCGTGACGTCGAGCTCGCCGGTGGCGACCGCCGTCCCCTCGACCTGGGCGATGTTGTCGGCCAAGCGGCGGGCGAGCGGGACGCCACGGGTGTGGAGCCCGAGAAGCAGAAGATCCTCGGCGCCCTTGTTGCGCTCGAGGATCTCGTGGGAAATGCGGATCAATGCCCGGCTGATGTCACCGGCGTCGAGAACGACCCGACCGCTGACGGTGCCATCGTGTGCCTTCGGGGTCTGCTGGGCAGGCAAGGCTGAATGACCCTCCTTCTCCGCCTCACAGGACGGCTCGTTAAAGGATGTCGAACAGTGCGGACTCTACCGGCTCCCCGGAGTCCCCGGCGAACCGGGGCCGGTGTGCCGCTGGGCGGACCGGGGTGGGGCTCAGGTCGGTTCCAGCGTTGCGGTTTGGTCCCAAACCGCAACAATTCGGCGTCCAGACGTGCAGTCTCTGCCCAATCGAGGTGTGGCTCGGCCGCCCCTCGGGGCGACGGCCGCAGGCCCGGACACATCGGAGGGACCCGGCGACGCCGGGTCCCTCCGACGGACCTCGGGCCTACTTGAAGGCGTCCTTCACCTTCTCGCCGGCCTGCTTGAGGCTGCCCTTGGCCTTGTCGACCTTGCCCTCGGTCTCGAGGTCCTCGTCGTCGGTGGCCTTGCCCACCGCCTCCTTGGCCTCGCCCACCTTCTCCTGGGCCTGGTTCTTCAGCTTGTCGTCGAGACCCATCGCCGTCTCCTCTCGTCGTCGATCGCTGTCCTGTCCGAAGTACCCGCGCGCTGGTCGCCGATCCGGGTGATCGACATCGCATCACGGTCCGAGGTCGTTGCGGTTTGGTCCCAAACCGGGACAATTCGGCCCCAGGACGTGCAGTCTCTGCCCAATCGACGATGTGCGCCGCCGCTACCGGAAGTCACGCGACGACTGTCGGATCTGCAGCGCCGCCCCGACCCCCGGCAGGACCGACTCCAGCGGCTCGATCCGGTCGGCGACCAGGTTGGTGACGCCGTCCTGACGCTCCACCTGGCCGCGGATCACCACCGCGATCCGGTTGCGGGCCGCCTGGCGGTACACCCTCATCACCCCGGCGGAGCAGACGACGTTCAGCATGCCGGTCTCGTCCTCGAGGTTGAGGAAGGTGATCCCACCGGCGGTGCCCGGGCTCTGCCGGTGGGTGATCAGGCCGGCGACGTGCACCCGCCGGCCGGCGTCGGTGGTGGGGAGATCGGCCACCGACTTGATGCCGGCCGCGGCCAGGGACCCGCGGAAGTGCTGCACCGGGTGGACGTCGGTGGAGACCCGGGTCGCCCACAGGTCGGCCAGCGTCACCTCCCAGGCCGACATCTCCGGCAGCTCCGGCGGCGCCGGCGCCGGCGTGCTCCCCGGGAGTTGCTCACCACTCTCCGCATAGCCCGCCATCCACAGCGCCTGGCGGCGATCCAGGCCGAACCCGGCGAGCGCGCCCGCTGTCGCCAGCGCCTCGAGCTGGGCCGGCGTCAGCCCGGCGCGCCGGGAGAGGTCGGGAATGTCGGCGTACGGCGCCGCAGCGCGCTCGGCCACGATGCGGGTCGCGACGTCCTTCCCGATGCCCTTCACGGTGTCGAGCCCGAGCCGCACGGTCAGCGCGCCGTCGTAGCGCAGGGGGTCGTGGGCGGCCGACTCGCCCGGTTCCAGCCCGGCCTGGATGCCGGAGCGGACCAGGTCGGGCGGCAGGACGACGACGCCGTGGCGGCGCGCGTCGGCGACCAGGGACTGCGGGGAGTAGAAGCCCATCGGCTGGTTGCGCAGCAGCCCGGCCAGGAAGGCCGCCGGGTAGTGCAGCTTGAACCACGACGAGGCGTAGACGAGCAGAGCGAAGCTGAGCGCGTGGGACTCGGCGAACCCGAAGCCCGCGAAGGACAGCACCTGGACGTAGATCGCGTCGGCCGCGTCGCCGGTGATCCCCTTGCGGGCCATGCCGGAGTACAGCTTGTCCTTGACCTTCTCGATCCGCTCGATGCCGCGCTTGGAGCCCATCGCCCGACGCAGCAGGTCGGCGTCGTCCGGCGTGCAGTCGCCCAGGGCGACGGCCATCTGCATGAGCTGCTCCTGGAAGAGCGGTACGCCGAGCGTGCGGCTCAGGATCGGCTCCAGCAGCGGGTGCGGGTAGGTGACCTCGTCCCGCCCGGTCTTGCGGCGGATGTAGGGATGCACCGCGCCGCCCTGGATCGGGCCGGGCCGGATCAGCGCGATCTCGATGGCCAGCTCGTAGAACTCCTGGGGCTTGAGCCGCGGCAGGGTGCCGATCTGGGCGCGGGACTCGACCTGGAAGACGCCGATCGAGTCGGCCCGGCCGAGCATCTCGTAGACCTCCGGCTCCTCCTTCGGGAGGGTCGCCAGCTCCCAGCGGACCCCGAGGTGCTCCTCGACCAGCCGGATCATGTGGTCGAGCGCGCCGAGCATGCCGAGGCCGAGCAGGTCGAACTTCACCAGCCCCATCGACTCGCAGCCGTCCTTGTCCCACTGCAGCACCGTGCGGTTCTCCATCCGCGCCTTCTCGATCGGGCAGACCTCGCCGATCGGCCGCTCGGTGAGCACCATCCCGCCGGAGTGGATGCCGAGGTGGCGGGGCGCGCCCATCAGCTCCTCGGCCAGCGAGCGCACCTGCGCAGGTACGCCGATCTCCTCGTCGATCTCCCGCCCCCAGCCGTCGACCTGCTTGGACCAGGCGTCCTGCTGGCCCGGGGAGTAGCCCAGCGCCTTCGCCGCGTCGCGGATCGCCATCCGCGGCCGGTAGCTGATCACGTTGCACACCTGCGCGGCGTTGCGCCGGCCGTAGGTGTCGTAGACCCACTGGATCACCTCCTCGCGCCGGTCGGAGTCGAAGTCGACGTCGATGTCCGGCTCCTCCTCGCGATGGGCGGAGATGAACCGCTCGAACGGGAGGTCGTAGAAGACCGAGTCGATGGCGGTGATCCCGAGCGCGTAGCAGACCGCGCTGCTCGCCGCGGAGCCCCGCCCCTGACAGAGGATCCTCTTCCTCCGAGCGAACTTCACAATGTCGTGGACGATGACGAAGTAGCCGGCGAAGTCCTTCTCGAGGATCACCCGCATCTCCTCCTCCACCCGGTGTCGCGCCTTCTCGGCGTGGGGCAGGTGGGCGTAGCGCTCCGCGAAGCCCTCCTCCAGCAGGTGCCGCAGCTGCTCCCCCGGTGTGCGCCCCTCCGGGATGCCCTGCTTCGGCAGCCGCGGCGAGGCCTTGCGCAGGTCGAAGGCCAGCTCCCCCGCGAGGACGACGGAGCGGCGTACGGCGTCCGGACGGTGCGCGAACCGCCGCAGCATCTCCTCACCGCTGCGCAGGTGCGCGCCACCGGACAGGTCGAGCCAGCCGTCGAGCTCGGCGATGCTGCGTCGGGCCCGCACCGCCGCCATCGCTGCCGCCAGCCGGCGGTTCTCCGGGGTCGCGAAGTGGACGTTGCCGGTCGCCACGACCGGCAGCCCCCGGTCGTCGGCGATCCGGGCCAGCAGGTCGTTGTCCTCCTCGCCGCCCGGATGGTCGCTGACCGCCAGCTCCACGACGACGTGCTCGCCCCCGAACCGGTCGACCAGCAGGTCGAGCTCGCGCGCGGCGGCAGCCGGGCCGGCGCACCGCAGCGCCTGGCGGACGGTGCCCTTGCGGCACCCGGTGAGCACCGCCCAGTGCCCTCTCCCCCGCTCCGCGAGCTCATCGAGGTCGTG
This region of Nocardioides sp. L-11A genomic DNA includes:
- a CDS encoding error-prone DNA polymerase, translating into MGWNNPPVPWSEVERRLSGRAPALEAPVSHRKRPRAEPDQVSRPDAAVPYAELHCHSHFSFLDGASSPGDLVKEGVRLGLDALALTDHDGFAGAPLFAEAGTDYAMATVYGAELTLGVHRSQNGIPDPEGSHLLVLARGVEGYHRLSGAITEAGLRAPEKGSPAHDLDELAERGRGHWAVLTGCRKGTVRQALRCAGPAAAARELDLLVDRFGGEHVVVELAVSDHPGGEEDNDLLARIADDRGLPVVATGNVHFATPENRRLAAAMAAVRARRSIAELDGWLDLSGGAHLRSGEEMLRRFAHRPDAVRRSVVLAGELAFDLRKASPRLPKQGIPEGRTPGEQLRHLLEEGFAERYAHLPHAEKARHRVEEEMRVILEKDFAGYFVIVHDIVKFARRKRILCQGRGSAASSAVCYALGITAIDSVFYDLPFERFISAHREEEPDIDVDFDSDRREEVIQWVYDTYGRRNAAQVCNVISYRPRMAIRDAAKALGYSPGQQDAWSKQVDGWGREIDEEIGVPAQVRSLAEELMGAPRHLGIHSGGMVLTERPIGEVCPIEKARMENRTVLQWDKDGCESMGLVKFDLLGLGMLGALDHMIRLVEEHLGVRWELATLPKEEPEVYEMLGRADSIGVFQVESRAQIGTLPRLKPQEFYELAIEIALIRPGPIQGGAVHPYIRRKTGRDEVTYPHPLLEPILSRTLGVPLFQEQLMQMAVALGDCTPDDADLLRRAMGSKRGIERIEKVKDKLYSGMARKGITGDAADAIYVQVLSFAGFGFAESHALSFALLVYASSWFKLHYPAAFLAGLLRNQPMGFYSPQSLVADARRHGVVVLPPDLVRSGIQAGLEPGESAAHDPLRYDGALTVRLGLDTVKGIGKDVATRIVAERAAAPYADIPDLSRRAGLTPAQLEALATAGALAGFGLDRRQALWMAGYAESGEQLPGSTPAPAPPELPEMSAWEVTLADLWATRVSTDVHPVQHFRGSLAAAGIKSVADLPTTDAGRRVHVAGLITHRQSPGTAGGITFLNLEDETGMLNVVCSAGVMRVYRQAARNRIAVVIRGQVERQDGVTNLVADRIEPLESVLPGVGAALQIRQSSRDFR